The proteins below are encoded in one region of Sporosarcina sp. FSL K6-1508:
- a CDS encoding AraC family transcriptional regulator — translation MENHIKDDIKAEDLAKMVGYSPYHFYRIFDKHIGYTIMDYVLKRKLQYALYELVKGGKIIQIALEYGFETHSGFTRAFKKCFGSPPSLYRLHCPLSLPQKIDLLSLDQKKVGGIVMQPKIVQKQAFTIAGKTFESAIENICYTRDAPAFWDQRISPDESIERMLYEALSPKKHGEYCINLSSTEIEDRFTYLFAVNYDQDVQLPVGLTKLQITDATYAVFRTPLVKVEQFVSSIKGTWHYILEDWLPQSFYEVDETGFDFEYYDERCHDWEYEKIYMEIYLPIKVRQKG, via the coding sequence GTGGAGAATCATATTAAAGATGACATTAAAGCTGAGGACCTAGCGAAAATGGTTGGCTATTCTCCTTATCACTTTTATAGGATTTTTGATAAACATATTGGTTATACGATTATGGATTATGTCTTAAAAAGAAAGCTACAATACGCGTTATATGAATTAGTAAAGGGTGGAAAGATTATTCAAATCGCTTTGGAATATGGATTTGAAACGCATTCCGGTTTTACAAGAGCCTTCAAGAAATGTTTTGGTAGCCCTCCAAGCCTATACAGACTCCACTGCCCACTATCCTTACCTCAGAAAATTGATCTATTGAGTCTCGATCAAAAAAAGGTAGGCGGCATTGTTATGCAACCTAAAATTGTTCAGAAGCAAGCCTTTACAATTGCAGGTAAAACATTTGAAAGTGCTATTGAAAACATCTGTTATACAAGAGACGCCCCTGCCTTTTGGGACCAAAGAATTTCCCCAGATGAATCCATCGAACGAATGCTGTACGAAGCATTATCTCCCAAAAAACATGGTGAGTATTGTATAAATTTAAGCAGTACAGAAATAGAAGACAGATTTACTTATTTATTCGCAGTAAATTACGATCAAGATGTTCAACTGCCCGTCGGACTGACAAAGTTGCAAATAACAGATGCAACTTATGCGGTTTTTAGGACTCCACTCGTTAAAGTAGAGCAGTTTGTCTCTTCCATCAAAGGAACTTGGCACTATATTTTGGAAGACTGGTTACCTCAATCTTTTTATGAAGTCGATGAAACAGGCTTTGACTTTGAATATTATGACGAACGCTGTCATGACTGGGAGTACGAAAAAATCTATATGGAAATCTACCTACCGATAAAAGTAAGACAAAAGGGGTGA